In Candidatus Defluviilinea proxima, a single genomic region encodes these proteins:
- a CDS encoding TIR domain-containing protein, whose protein sequence is MANETQLKTFLSYSRANKDFAIRLAKELKSEGFSVWLDQLDIPAGSRWDREVEKALKECEIFMIILTSASVDSENVLDEIGYAIDTGKRFLPVLLEKCDVPFRLRRFQYVDFTNKNFDDGVESAKDLLRNLIAQTTTSQRTQPESQGQTTQPDTGQVATQKAEEERLAQVKADTERKAKEEADRLAAQKAESDRVAKQKVEEERLAQVKAKEEADRIAKAEAKGKTKDKSTPAKKRPVLKGIVIGIVVIVLCAIVGIGFNILSNRNTPTPDVEGGVIHYDLDCYDMNVSNEDRKTVPLYSGATVVVSLQHCESGTYKSTGSITPNSSIDSYLTNVSEFKITGNAYLEIHGNKIFKWTFAATP, encoded by the coding sequence ATGGCGAACGAAACCCAACTCAAGACATTTCTCAGTTACTCACGGGCGAACAAGGACTTTGCCATCAGGTTAGCCAAGGAATTGAAATCAGAGGGATTCTCCGTTTGGCTGGATCAGTTGGATATCCCTGCCGGCTCGCGTTGGGATCGGGAAGTTGAAAAAGCACTGAAAGAGTGCGAAATCTTCATGATTATCCTGACATCTGCCTCCGTGGATTCGGAAAATGTGCTGGATGAGATCGGATACGCCATTGATACAGGTAAACGTTTTTTGCCTGTATTACTTGAAAAATGTGATGTTCCTTTTCGCCTAAGGCGTTTTCAATATGTTGATTTTACGAATAAGAACTTTGATGATGGGGTGGAATCAGCCAAAGACTTGCTTAGAAACCTGATTGCACAAACTACAACTTCACAGAGAACCCAACCTGAGTCTCAAGGGCAAACAACTCAACCTGATACGGGACAAGTTGCCACACAAAAAGCCGAGGAGGAGCGGCTTGCCCAAGTCAAGGCCGATACCGAGCGAAAAGCCAAGGAAGAAGCGGATCGTCTCGCTGCGCAGAAAGCTGAATCAGATCGAGTAGCCAAACAAAAGGTAGAAGAGGAACGGCTCGCTCAAGTCAAAGCGAAGGAAGAAGCGGACCGAATTGCCAAGGCAGAAGCAAAGGGTAAAACGAAAGACAAATCCACGCCCGCTAAAAAGAGACCTGTCTTAAAAGGGATTGTAATTGGCATTGTTGTGATCGTTTTATGTGCCATTGTTGGTATTGGATTTAACATTCTCTCCAATAGGAATACTCCAACTCCGGACGTTGAAGGCGGCGTAATCCATTATGATCTTGATTGTTACGATATGAATGTTAGCAATGAGGACAGAAAAACAGTTCCTCTGTACAGTGGGGCTACAGTTGTTGTATCTCTTCAACATTGTGAGTCCGGGACATATAAATCGACAGGCTCCATTACGCCAAATTCTTCGATCGATTCTTACCTGACGAATGTTTCTGAATTTAAAATTACGGGAAATGCATACTTGGAGATTCATGGAAATAAGATATTTAAGTGGACGTTTGCAGCAACCCCGTAA
- a CDS encoding C39 family peptidase: MSKRNIAFAGLGILVLGILLLQIPAIKERVAWRFEVAKIYVQNVINPVGSVPTAVPNPTSIATSTPVTPTQTAVPTQQAIETVPVPTSTLEPLPPQAFITSPPYEKQSPNNCGPAALSMMLHIFGWNGSQKDISDVIKPVTGDRNVNPEELAYWVRNYAGWLRIEYRVGGDLDTLKRLVSKGYPVIIEGTTSLNPDDTGWPDDDLWAAHYLLVTGYDDATQTFTVQDAYRGPDQKVEYTKTLDEWKPFNYLYIVLYLPDQEEEMKGLLGSNWDPDLNRQNSLAASEAATITDPSDSFAWFNLGSNLVYFERYDEANVAYDKARELGLPQRMFRYQFGPFLANFHAHRTDDLLVLTDYALQRTQMSEETWLWHGWALYRKDDVKGAVENWRKALSVHPGYEDALYALSFVGATP, from the coding sequence ATGTCAAAGAGAAATATCGCATTCGCTGGTTTGGGCATTCTTGTGCTCGGCATTCTCCTTTTGCAAATCCCTGCCATCAAGGAACGTGTTGCATGGAGATTCGAAGTCGCAAAGATCTACGTGCAGAATGTCATCAATCCCGTCGGTAGTGTGCCCACCGCCGTTCCCAACCCAACAAGTATCGCAACATCCACGCCGGTGACGCCCACGCAAACCGCTGTCCCGACACAACAGGCAATCGAGACTGTACCAGTCCCCACGTCCACGCTTGAGCCGCTTCCGCCGCAGGCGTTCATCACTTCCCCTCCATACGAAAAACAATCGCCAAATAATTGTGGCCCGGCGGCATTGTCGATGATGCTTCACATCTTTGGCTGGAATGGCTCACAAAAAGATATTTCGGATGTCATCAAACCAGTCACGGGTGACCGCAATGTGAACCCCGAGGAACTCGCATATTGGGTACGCAATTACGCGGGTTGGCTTCGCATCGAGTACCGTGTGGGCGGCGATCTTGATACGCTCAAACGTCTCGTCTCCAAAGGATATCCCGTCATCATCGAAGGTACCACGTCTCTTAACCCCGATGACACCGGCTGGCCTGACGATGATCTATGGGCCGCGCATTATCTTCTGGTCACTGGCTACGATGATGCCACTCAAACCTTCACTGTGCAGGATGCCTATCGAGGCCCCGATCAAAAAGTGGAATACACCAAAACACTGGATGAATGGAAGCCGTTCAACTATTTATATATCGTTCTTTATCTCCCCGATCAGGAAGAGGAGATGAAGGGACTGCTCGGCTCAAATTGGGACCCGGACTTGAATCGCCAAAACAGCCTTGCCGCATCTGAGGCCGCTACTATCACCGACCCATCGGACTCATTCGCGTGGTTCAACCTTGGCAGTAATCTCGTCTACTTTGAGCGTTACGATGAAGCCAATGTTGCATATGACAAGGCGCGTGAACTTGGCTTGCCACAACGCATGTTCCGTTATCAATTCGGCCCGTTCCTCGCCAACTTCCACGCCCATCGAACCGATGATCTGTTAGTGTTGACCGATTACGCTTTACAACGAACACAAATGTCTGAAGAGACATGGCTCTGGCACGGTTGGGCGCTCTATCGCAAAGATGATGTCAAAGGCGCGGTCGAGAACTGGCGCAAGGCATTATCCGTCCACCCGGGATATGAAGATGCTTTGTATGCATTGAGCTTTGTGGGAGCCACGCCTTAG
- a CDS encoding TIR domain-containing protein has product MAKIFVSYSRKDSKYARNLINSIKELKHDPWVDWEDIPPATNWMDQIESGIEKSDAFIFCISPDSVASEVCNVELSHAAKYNKRIIPIVLREVPAKDTNNIIRQLNWIFLREEDDLQSALGRLKDAVELDFVWLAEHNRLLEKTLDWHHGKTNSLLLRGSELHRVQKVVAEAKGKEPFLTPLQEKFLENSIQNERRTYFLGMIVGIVLTILAGLTVFALVQRNLAKFNEREATKQAAIASENALVALKNEREARKAQQEAEDQRQIAEEQRSIADDQRKVAEERARFALAQQSAARAQIYQSQPGELYTSTLLAINSWQTAPSSEAEEILRKNISLLPIPVKQTQRDGKINSLEFDRQGDMFVTGGADGNACVWKASDGEMQFCVTSSGAVNDAVFSPNGKLLVTGDMTGLVQIIRIEDQNVLATYKAGAIVWDVDIRKAGDQIAVTRDDGRITLLDTATGKRKYDLQASGRLKIASFSPDGRYIAVGSSIGAVTLWNLDDGKAVSSGRHKGEVLALVFSPDSKYLVTGGADSMAVAAKTIDGQEVYRLLHEDWVQDIAFNPDNSWFATVSNDRRIRLWDTADGDERLRMSQNSFVKQVKVSANGQWLATTGADKTVRVWNASTGTEMFQIPLKGEGTVVGFSADGTRLVEGDTTGELNVWDISVMPAPENYLQFPGLVGDVHYSPSGDWMAASDGPRVWLLQPGQLSTLTSRSLGRPTLEVNGNVMAMEFSPDSTWLGISTDTGNVTVYQIKNRSSQTFTTSGGDHEIAFTSDNTRLLVGQPGWSVDAWDLKTREQLVAFAGGQQEVMSFAVGPSMIALGLTDKVTILNDAGEKVQEIDSPGEHSLLMFSSDGSLLASSNSAGLVNLWKNTNGKFVFVDSIRKDAVYSMTFNPAGNRLAVGATNAVYLIDTATVDEVARIPHAGKVDGVSYSIGGQIMATASLKAIQFWDVTKIENVQADALIPTACSRLTANFSEAQWSNLFGSEPYRKLCEALP; this is encoded by the coding sequence ATGGCGAAAATATTCGTTTCATATTCCAGAAAAGATTCAAAATATGCTCGCAACTTGATCAACTCCATCAAGGAGTTGAAGCATGACCCGTGGGTGGATTGGGAGGATATTCCCCCGGCAACCAACTGGATGGACCAGATCGAGTCTGGCATCGAGAAGTCGGATGCTTTCATTTTCTGCATCAGCCCAGATTCGGTTGCGTCTGAAGTATGTAACGTGGAATTAAGTCACGCCGCGAAATATAACAAACGTATTATCCCCATTGTTCTACGTGAAGTGCCAGCCAAAGATACCAACAATATCATCCGTCAGTTAAATTGGATCTTCTTGCGTGAAGAAGATGATCTTCAAAGTGCGCTTGGCAGACTCAAAGACGCAGTTGAACTCGATTTTGTATGGCTTGCGGAACACAACCGCTTGCTGGAAAAAACACTTGACTGGCATCACGGTAAGACAAATAGTTTGTTGTTGCGCGGCAGTGAATTACATCGCGTGCAAAAAGTTGTAGCAGAAGCAAAAGGTAAAGAACCTTTTCTGACGCCGTTGCAAGAGAAATTCCTGGAGAACAGCATCCAGAATGAGAGAAGAACTTATTTCCTCGGCATGATCGTTGGGATCGTATTGACGATATTGGCCGGGCTTACAGTCTTTGCCCTCGTTCAGAGAAACCTCGCCAAATTTAACGAAAGAGAAGCGACAAAACAAGCCGCGATCGCCTCTGAGAATGCGCTGGTGGCATTGAAGAATGAGCGTGAAGCTAGAAAAGCTCAACAAGAAGCGGAAGATCAGCGCCAGATCGCTGAAGAGCAACGTTCCATTGCAGACGATCAACGCAAGGTTGCGGAAGAACGGGCAAGATTTGCACTGGCACAACAAAGCGCGGCGAGGGCGCAGATCTATCAAAGCCAGCCGGGCGAACTGTATACCAGTACATTGCTGGCGATCAACTCATGGCAAACGGCACCCTCCTCTGAGGCAGAGGAAATTTTACGAAAGAACATCAGCCTTTTGCCGATCCCGGTAAAACAAACACAACGTGATGGCAAGATCAACTCACTCGAGTTCGACAGGCAGGGTGATATGTTCGTCACAGGCGGTGCGGATGGCAATGCCTGTGTGTGGAAGGCGTCAGATGGGGAAATGCAATTTTGTGTAACCAGCTCCGGGGCTGTGAATGACGCGGTATTTAGTCCCAATGGGAAACTGCTTGTGACCGGCGATATGACCGGGCTTGTGCAGATCATCCGCATTGAGGATCAAAATGTGCTGGCCACATACAAGGCTGGTGCCATTGTTTGGGATGTGGACATTCGCAAAGCGGGCGACCAGATCGCTGTCACGCGTGACGATGGCAGGATCACATTGCTCGATACAGCAACGGGTAAACGAAAATATGATTTGCAGGCATCCGGCAGACTCAAGATCGCATCGTTCAGCCCCGACGGAAGATACATTGCCGTGGGTTCGAGTATTGGCGCTGTGACGCTTTGGAATCTTGATGATGGCAAGGCTGTTTCGAGTGGAAGACATAAAGGGGAAGTGCTCGCGCTTGTATTCAGCCCGGATAGTAAGTATCTTGTCACAGGCGGCGCCGATAGCATGGCCGTGGCCGCGAAAACGATCGACGGGCAGGAAGTCTATCGCCTCTTGCACGAAGATTGGGTGCAGGATATCGCCTTCAACCCCGATAACTCATGGTTCGCCACTGTTTCGAATGATCGTCGCATTCGGCTTTGGGATACAGCCGATGGCGATGAACGTTTGCGCATGTCGCAGAATAGTTTTGTGAAGCAGGTCAAGGTTAGTGCGAACGGTCAATGGCTTGCCACCACAGGCGCCGATAAAACTGTGCGTGTGTGGAACGCCTCCACGGGTACCGAGATGTTCCAGATTCCGTTGAAGGGTGAGGGCACGGTGGTTGGTTTCAGTGCGGATGGTACAAGGCTTGTGGAAGGTGACACAACAGGCGAACTCAATGTCTGGGATATTTCTGTGATGCCTGCCCCCGAAAACTATCTCCAATTTCCTGGCTTGGTCGGAGACGTGCATTACAGTCCTTCCGGGGATTGGATGGCCGCTTCAGACGGACCCCGAGTTTGGTTGCTACAACCCGGGCAGTTATCCACGCTGACATCGCGTTCGCTTGGCAGGCCAACTCTCGAAGTGAACGGAAACGTGATGGCCATGGAATTCAGCCCCGACTCAACATGGTTGGGAATTTCCACTGATACCGGGAATGTGACCGTCTACCAGATCAAAAATAGATCATCTCAAACATTCACAACATCCGGCGGTGACCACGAGATAGCCTTTACCTCCGATAATACACGTCTGCTTGTGGGCCAACCCGGCTGGAGTGTGGATGCATGGGACCTGAAAACAAGAGAACAATTGGTTGCTTTCGCCGGTGGTCAACAGGAAGTGATGTCTTTTGCAGTAGGGCCGTCAATGATCGCATTGGGGCTAACGGACAAAGTCACAATATTGAATGATGCCGGTGAAAAGGTACAAGAGATCGATTCTCCCGGTGAGCATTCGCTATTGATGTTCAGTTCAGACGGTTCGTTGCTTGCCTCCAGCAATTCGGCTGGGTTGGTCAATCTCTGGAAAAACACGAATGGGAAGTTCGTCTTTGTCGATTCTATTCGTAAGGATGCTGTGTATTCCATGACCTTCAACCCGGCTGGCAATCGTCTGGCTGTTGGTGCCACGAATGCGGTCTACTTGATCGATACCGCCACAGTAGATGAAGTGGCACGCATCCCGCATGCGGGCAAAGTGGATGGCGTTTCCTATTCAATCGGCGGACAGATCATGGCGACAGCCTCGCTCAAAGCCATCCAGTTTTGGGATGTAACGAAGATCGAAAACGTTCAGGCAGATGCCCTCATTCCGACTGCTTGCTCGCGCCTGACAGCCAATTTCTCCGAAGCGCAGTGGAGTAACCTGTTCGGCAGTGAGCCATATAGAAAACTATGTGAAGCATTGCCATAG
- a CDS encoding SUMF1/EgtB/PvdO family nonheme iron enzyme, which produces MKKYIPTLLFIFIITACAGQTQTPVVESTSTVPSTSTAMPTVAPSATVEVIVTPAIAPTEEPLNVRVSSINGMPQVYIPAGILHMGGYDVRAAPDEFPAHDVTLDAFWMDQLEVTNAMYQLCVSAGKCTLPQNLGSQRRQEYYNISEFKDYPVVHVTWGQAKTYCEWAGERLPTEAEWERAARGDDLRTFPWGEDKSDERFTNFNFMVKDTSRVGSYPLGASPFGVLDMAGNVAEWTNDFYNSNYYANAETVNPLGPQTSSNFFRVVRGGSLGDAEINIRVSKRSSVLGSDLNALENSKEYLGDFSPRIGFRCAVSQ; this is translated from the coding sequence ATGAAAAAATATATCCCGACCCTATTGTTCATCTTCATCATCACCGCATGCGCAGGGCAGACTCAAACTCCCGTAGTCGAATCAACTTCAACAGTGCCATCTACTTCCACAGCTATGCCCACTGTAGCTCCGAGTGCAACCGTTGAGGTTATTGTCACACCGGCAATTGCGCCAACGGAAGAGCCTCTGAATGTACGTGTGTCATCCATCAACGGCATGCCACAGGTGTATATCCCAGCGGGAATACTTCACATGGGTGGCTATGACGTCCGCGCCGCGCCGGATGAATTCCCTGCTCATGATGTCACGCTCGACGCGTTCTGGATGGACCAACTCGAAGTAACGAATGCCATGTATCAATTATGTGTCAGCGCTGGCAAGTGTACGCTCCCACAAAACCTTGGGTCACAACGAAGACAGGAATACTACAACATCTCTGAGTTTAAAGATTATCCCGTTGTGCATGTGACATGGGGGCAGGCAAAAACATACTGCGAATGGGCCGGTGAGCGTCTCCCCACTGAAGCGGAATGGGAACGCGCCGCACGCGGTGATGACCTGCGAACTTTCCCATGGGGCGAAGATAAATCTGATGAACGATTTACCAACTTCAACTTTATGGTCAAAGATACATCACGTGTAGGGAGTTACCCATTGGGAGCCAGTCCGTTTGGCGTATTGGATATGGCAGGCAACGTCGCTGAATGGACGAATGATTTTTATAATTCCAATTATTACGCAAATGCCGAAACAGTGAATCCACTGGGGCCACAGACGAGTTCCAATTTCTTCCGTGTAGTACGCGGTGGAAGTTTGGGTGATGCAGAGATCAACATCCGCGTATCGAAGCGTTCATCTGTGTTGGGTTCAGATCTAAACGCTTTGGAAAATTCAAAAGAATATCTCGGTGACTTTTCACCACGCATTGGATTTCGCTGTGCAGTGAGTCAATAA
- a CDS encoding methionine adenosyltransferase, producing the protein MTSSKLMFTSESVTEGHPDKLCDQISDAVLDACLEQDPRSRVACETATKTGFVALLGEITTKAQINYDELARKVINEIGYDSSDKGFDGNTCGVLVAIAKQSGDIAMGVNNALETRDGHHLTDEEVESIGAGDQGMMFGFACNETPTLMPLPIYLAHKLTRRQSELRKNGTIPWLRPDAKSQVTIEYSKGKPVRVDTVLISTQHAPEVSQAEIAEVVTDQLIMPALPKELVDNNIKVYVNPTGRFVVGGPMGDAGLTGRKIIVDTYGGMGRHGGGAFSGKDPTKVDRSAAYAARYVAKNIVAAGIADRVEVQVSYAIGVAHPLSVNVETFGTAKISDEHIADLISQYFDLRPGAIIRDLGLRKPIYRQTAAYGHFGRDDVQFPWERTDKAEALKSAAGL; encoded by the coding sequence ATGACGTCCTCAAAACTGATGTTCACGTCTGAATCAGTGACTGAAGGACACCCCGACAAGCTCTGCGATCAGATCTCTGACGCAGTGCTGGATGCATGTCTCGAACAGGATCCACGCTCACGCGTTGCCTGCGAGACCGCTACCAAGACCGGCTTCGTCGCATTGTTGGGCGAGATCACAACCAAGGCGCAGATCAATTACGATGAACTGGCCCGCAAGGTCATCAACGAGATCGGCTACGACTCAAGCGACAAAGGTTTCGATGGCAACACCTGCGGTGTTCTCGTCGCCATTGCCAAACAATCTGGCGATATCGCCATGGGCGTGAACAACGCGCTCGAAACACGTGATGGACATCACCTCACTGATGAGGAAGTTGAATCCATCGGCGCAGGCGATCAGGGTATGATGTTCGGCTTTGCTTGTAATGAAACCCCCACCCTCATGCCGTTGCCGATCTACCTCGCACACAAGTTAACTCGTCGGCAAAGCGAGCTTCGTAAAAACGGAACCATTCCCTGGCTTCGTCCAGATGCGAAGAGCCAGGTGACGATCGAATACTCGAAGGGCAAGCCCGTTCGCGTGGACACCGTCCTGATCTCCACTCAACACGCACCGGAAGTCTCACAAGCTGAGATCGCCGAAGTTGTCACAGATCAACTCATCATGCCCGCTCTGCCCAAAGAATTGGTGGATAACAACATCAAAGTCTACGTCAACCCGACCGGCCGTTTCGTTGTCGGTGGCCCCATGGGCGACGCTGGCTTGACCGGCCGCAAGATTATCGTAGATACCTACGGCGGCATGGGTCGTCACGGTGGCGGCGCATTCAGCGGTAAGGATCCCACAAAAGTGGATCGCTCCGCCGCGTACGCCGCGCGTTATGTTGCGAAGAACATCGTAGCCGCTGGCATCGCTGACCGCGTGGAAGTACAGGTCTCTTACGCCATCGGTGTAGCACATCCGCTTTCTGTGAACGTTGAAACCTTTGGCACCGCCAAGATCTCAGACGAACACATCGCGGACCTCATCAGCCAATACTTTGATCTGCGCCCCGGCGCGATCATCCGTGACCTTGGCCTGCGCAAGCCGATCTATCGCCAAACCGCCGCCTACGGTCACTTTGGCCGTGACGATGTCCAATTCCCCTGGGAACGCACTGACAAAGCCGAAGCTCTCAAGAGCGCGGCTGGACTGTAA